The proteins below come from a single Deinococcus humi genomic window:
- a CDS encoding histidine kinase N-terminal 7TM domain-containing diguanylate cyclase, with translation MTEALATGYATWLYVTGLAALGTARFVWRRRGAPGAGPLALLLLALAQWTPTYALHWDSPSPRLQQFWLDATFFGVVSAPVCVWLLTRAFTQPNRPMHAGAWAALLAVPAATWGLLLSGDPGGVLFGQLGTLEAHTRLQGGPGFPVVVVHGYGLMLLSALRLALFFRSAPDLYRRQAGVLLAGLGLPWIVNLVSVMGLRPFPELDLTPMLFLSTALVFLWGLLGFQLFDLVPVARHQLIEQMGEGVVVLDRAGRLVDLNPVARQLADPALPTPLGHSAERVFAQWGVAASSLGALTRGREAASAELTLGERHLEVRITPLRDSRKQVQGRIVVWRDVTAQREAEAKLRRAHEQLQLRMAEIERLQHALREQSIRDPLTGLHNRRYLQEALLTAQDSPFSVVLFDLDHFKAINDMAGHAGGDAVLRRVAACLQASRHPGETICRYGGEEFIVVLPGLDSDAAACRAEQWRKEIGAQQVTHGAYHLRVSISLGVASFPQHGPDLDSVLLAADQALYQAKTQGRDRWVLAAPVV, from the coding sequence ATGACCGAGGCCCTCGCAACCGGATACGCCACATGGTTATACGTCACCGGGCTCGCGGCCCTGGGCACCGCCCGCTTCGTCTGGCGACGCCGGGGTGCGCCAGGCGCCGGCCCCCTCGCCTTGCTGCTGCTGGCCCTCGCGCAGTGGACCCCGACCTACGCGCTGCACTGGGACAGCCCTTCGCCCCGACTGCAACAGTTCTGGTTGGACGCCACTTTCTTCGGCGTGGTGAGTGCGCCGGTGTGCGTGTGGCTGCTCACCCGCGCCTTTACCCAACCGAACCGGCCCATGCATGCCGGGGCCTGGGCCGCTCTGCTCGCGGTACCCGCCGCGACCTGGGGTCTACTGCTGAGCGGCGATCCAGGCGGGGTCCTGTTCGGGCAGCTGGGAACGTTGGAGGCCCATACCAGGCTTCAGGGCGGCCCCGGGTTCCCGGTGGTGGTGGTACATGGTTACGGCTTGATGCTGCTCAGTGCGCTGCGGCTGGCGCTGTTCTTCCGGAGCGCACCGGACCTGTACCGCCGTCAGGCCGGGGTGCTGCTGGCGGGCCTGGGGCTGCCCTGGATCGTGAACCTGGTCAGCGTCATGGGCCTGAGGCCCTTTCCTGAACTGGACCTAACCCCCATGCTCTTTCTGAGCACCGCACTGGTGTTCCTGTGGGGCCTGCTGGGATTCCAGCTGTTCGATCTCGTGCCGGTCGCGAGGCATCAATTGATTGAGCAGATGGGGGAGGGCGTGGTAGTACTCGACCGGGCGGGTCGGCTGGTGGATCTCAACCCGGTGGCAAGGCAACTCGCCGACCCAGCGCTGCCTACCCCGCTTGGCCACTCAGCCGAACGGGTGTTTGCCCAGTGGGGTGTGGCAGCGTCGTCCCTGGGCGCCTTGACCCGAGGCCGGGAGGCGGCGTCTGCTGAATTGACGCTGGGCGAACGGCATCTGGAAGTGCGGATCACCCCCCTGCGTGACTCCCGGAAACAGGTTCAGGGGCGCATCGTGGTATGGCGAGACGTCACGGCTCAACGCGAGGCCGAGGCCAAACTGCGGCGCGCCCACGAGCAGCTTCAACTGCGGATGGCCGAGATTGAGCGCTTGCAGCACGCACTGCGCGAGCAGAGCATCCGTGACCCTCTGACTGGCCTGCACAACCGCCGGTACCTGCAAGAAGCCCTGCTGACCGCCCAGGACAGTCCGTTCAGCGTCGTGCTGTTCGACCTTGATCACTTCAAAGCCATCAACGACATGGCAGGGCATGCTGGGGGCGATGCTGTCCTGCGCCGGGTGGCCGCCTGTCTCCAGGCCTCACGGCATCCCGGCGAGACGATCTGCCGCTACGGCGGAGAGGAGTTCATCGTTGTATTGCCTGGTCTGGACAGCGATGCTGCCGCCTGCCGGGCAGAACAGTGGCGCAAGGAGATCGGGGCGCAGCAGGTGACGCATGGGGCCTATCACCTGCGCGTGTCCATATCGCTGGGGGTTGCCAGTTTTCCACAGCACGGCCCTGACCTCGACAGCGTGCTTCTGGCCGCCGATCAGGCGCTCTACCAGGCCAAGACCCAGGGGCGTGACCGCTGGGTCTTGGCCGCGCCCGTGGTTTGA
- a CDS encoding DDE-type integrase/transposase/recombinase gives MDEHGCVPDRLLQRHRDTEAAKTFLMRLLGEDVVPEVMQTEGLRSDGAAVHEIASLEEVNHQQLISIAQCNNITLQERRSPRHRVRQPSDENAFKNA, from the coding sequence GTGGACGAGCACGGATGCGTCCCTGATCGTCTCCTCCAACGGCATCGCGATACCGAGGCAGCGAAGACCTTCCTAATGAGGCTGCTTGGGGAAGACGTGGTCCCGGAGGTGATGCAGACCGAGGGGCTGCGCAGCGACGGAGCGGCGGTTCACGAGATCGCAAGTCTGGAAGAGGTCAACCATCAGCAGTTGATCTCAATAGCCCAATGCAACAACATCACCCTGCAGGAACGCCGATCTCCACGGCACCGTGTTCGACAACCGAGCGACGAAAACGCGTTCAAGAATGCCTGA